The Helianthus annuus cultivar XRQ/B chromosome 16, HanXRQr2.0-SUNRISE, whole genome shotgun sequence genome includes a window with the following:
- the LOC110918233 gene encoding two-component response regulator-like APRR2 isoform X2 yields the protein MVCTANDLLGWKDFPKGLRVLLLDEDINSATEISSKLEEMDYVVSMFHCENEALSAISDEKQSFHVAIVEVREHNKDGRFKFLENTKDLPTIMTSEVKCISIMMKCIALGAVEFLEKPLSEDKLRNIWQHVAHKAFNAGAKEQTEPLKSDLDIYLKKEDVEEEFRQNQEHNDEVPVEIDKYPAPSTPQLKQGMRLVDNGDCHDQDQTNISIEKECVDHDGESKFVETTCVVDATATPFVTGTDTSLEEGIVKPLSNECCTDGKKQSEASERPNSRATKSSRRKIKVDWTSELHKKFVQAVEQLGVDQAIPSRILELMNVEGLTRHNVASHLQKYRLQRRHILPKDGGRKWPQTRYSTPRNYYPQKPIMAYPPYHSNHALPHAQVYPAWPPPQNYAMPPQMWAPPYYQAWQSSENWMWNPYPGLQAEAWGCPTVSPQASFPQSRGSMQSRQTMEKNSFENYPGDEVIDKVVKEAINKPWLPLPLGLKPPSTESVISELSKQGISTVPPGINGCR from the exons ATGGTTTGTACTGCAAATGATTTGTTGGGGTGGAAAGATTTTCCAAAGGGCCTTAGAGTCTTGCTCCTTGATGAAGACATCAATTCTGCAACTGAAATAAGTTCAAAACTAGAAGAAATGGATTATGTTG TTTCTATGTTCCATTGTGAGAATGAAGCCTTATCAGCCATTTCAGACGAAAAACAAAGCTTCCATGTAGCAATAGTAGAG GTGCGAGAACACAACAAAGATGGACGGTTTAAGTTTCTTGAAAACACCAAAGATTTACCTACAATCA TGACTTCAGAAGTGAAATGCATAAGTATCATGATGAAGTGCATAGCG CTTGGTGCGGTTGAGTTCCTTGAGAAACCACTTTCAGAGGATAAACTTAGAAACATATGGCAACATGTGGCTCACAAG GCGTTTAATGCAGGAGCAAAAGAGCAAACTGAACCACTGAAATCGGATCTAGACATTTATTTGAAGAAAGAAGATGTAGAGGAAGAATTTCGTCAAAACCAAGAACATAATGATGAGGTACCAGTTGAAATCGATAAATATCCAGCCCCATCAACCCCACAATTGAAGCAAGGAATGAGATTAGTTGATAATGGGGATTGTCATGATCAAGATCAAACTAACATATCGATAGAGAAAGAGTGTGTTGATCATGATGGTGAATCTAAATTTGTCGAAACTACTTGTGTTGTTGATGCTACCGCTACTCCTTTTGTTACTGGTACTGACACTAGTTTAGAAGAGGGTATTGTCAAGCCTTTAAGTAATGAATGTTGTACTGATGGTAAGAAGCAAAGTGAAGCATCTGAGCGTCCTAATTCACGGGCCACAAAATCTAGTCGAAGAAAGATCAAG GTAGATTGGACATCTGAACTACACAAGAAATTTGTCCAAGCTGTAGAGCAACTTGGTGTAGATCAAGCAATACCTTCTCGTATACTTGAACTTATGAATGTTGAAGGTTTGACCCGCCACAATGTTGCAAGTCATCTGCAG AAATATAGATTGCAAAGGCGACATATTTTACCCAAGGATGGCGGTCGAAAATGGCCTCAAACTAGGTATTCAACACCAAGAAACTACTATCCACAGAAGCCCATCATGGCTTACCCTCCATATCATTCTAACCACGCTCTTCCACACGCCCAAGTTTATCCCGCTTGGCCACCTCCGCAGAATTACGCTATGCCACCTCAGATGTGGGCTCCACCATATTACCAAGCGTGGCAGTCTTCGGAGAACTGGATGTGGAATCCTTATCCAGGG CTACAAGCAGAAGCATGGGGCTGTCCAACCGTATCACCACAAGCGTCTTTTCCTCAA AGTAGGGGTTCAATGCAGAGTAGACAAACTATGGAAAAGAATTCATTTGAGAATTATCCG GGAGATGAAGTCATTGACAAGGTTGTGAAGGAAGCAATAAATAAGCCCTGGCTGCCCTTGCCGCTGGGCCTCAAACCACCGTCTACCGAGAGCGTCATTTCTGAGCTCTCAAAACAAGGAATCTCCACCGTTCCTCCGGGAATCAACGGCTGTCGTTGA
- the LOC110918233 gene encoding two-component response regulator-like APRR2 isoform X1, whose protein sequence is MVCTANDLLGWKDFPKGLRVLLLDEDINSATEISSKLEEMDYVVSMFHCENEALSAISDEKQSFHVAIVEVREHNKDGRFKFLENTKDLPTIMTSEVKCISIMMKCIALGAVEFLEKPLSEDKLRNIWQHVAHKAFNAGAKEQTEPLKSDLDIYLKKEDVEEEFRQNQEHNDEVPVEIDKYPAPSTPQLKQGMRLVDNGDCHDQDQTNISIEKECVDHDGESKFVETTCVVDATATPFVTGTDTSLEEGIVKPLSNECCTDGKKQSEASERPNSRATKSSRRKIKVDWTSELHKKFVQAVEQLGVDQAIPSRILELMNVEGLTRHNVASHLQKYRLQRRHILPKDGGRKWPQTRYSTPRNYYPQKPIMAYPPYHSNHALPHAQVYPAWPPPQNYAMPPQMWAPPYYQAWQSSENWMWNPYPGLQAEAWGCPTVSPQASFPQFQSRGSMQSRQTMEKNSFENYPGDEVIDKVVKEAINKPWLPLPLGLKPPSTESVISELSKQGISTVPPGINGCR, encoded by the exons ATGGTTTGTACTGCAAATGATTTGTTGGGGTGGAAAGATTTTCCAAAGGGCCTTAGAGTCTTGCTCCTTGATGAAGACATCAATTCTGCAACTGAAATAAGTTCAAAACTAGAAGAAATGGATTATGTTG TTTCTATGTTCCATTGTGAGAATGAAGCCTTATCAGCCATTTCAGACGAAAAACAAAGCTTCCATGTAGCAATAGTAGAG GTGCGAGAACACAACAAAGATGGACGGTTTAAGTTTCTTGAAAACACCAAAGATTTACCTACAATCA TGACTTCAGAAGTGAAATGCATAAGTATCATGATGAAGTGCATAGCG CTTGGTGCGGTTGAGTTCCTTGAGAAACCACTTTCAGAGGATAAACTTAGAAACATATGGCAACATGTGGCTCACAAG GCGTTTAATGCAGGAGCAAAAGAGCAAACTGAACCACTGAAATCGGATCTAGACATTTATTTGAAGAAAGAAGATGTAGAGGAAGAATTTCGTCAAAACCAAGAACATAATGATGAGGTACCAGTTGAAATCGATAAATATCCAGCCCCATCAACCCCACAATTGAAGCAAGGAATGAGATTAGTTGATAATGGGGATTGTCATGATCAAGATCAAACTAACATATCGATAGAGAAAGAGTGTGTTGATCATGATGGTGAATCTAAATTTGTCGAAACTACTTGTGTTGTTGATGCTACCGCTACTCCTTTTGTTACTGGTACTGACACTAGTTTAGAAGAGGGTATTGTCAAGCCTTTAAGTAATGAATGTTGTACTGATGGTAAGAAGCAAAGTGAAGCATCTGAGCGTCCTAATTCACGGGCCACAAAATCTAGTCGAAGAAAGATCAAG GTAGATTGGACATCTGAACTACACAAGAAATTTGTCCAAGCTGTAGAGCAACTTGGTGTAGATCAAGCAATACCTTCTCGTATACTTGAACTTATGAATGTTGAAGGTTTGACCCGCCACAATGTTGCAAGTCATCTGCAG AAATATAGATTGCAAAGGCGACATATTTTACCCAAGGATGGCGGTCGAAAATGGCCTCAAACTAGGTATTCAACACCAAGAAACTACTATCCACAGAAGCCCATCATGGCTTACCCTCCATATCATTCTAACCACGCTCTTCCACACGCCCAAGTTTATCCCGCTTGGCCACCTCCGCAGAATTACGCTATGCCACCTCAGATGTGGGCTCCACCATATTACCAAGCGTGGCAGTCTTCGGAGAACTGGATGTGGAATCCTTATCCAGGG CTACAAGCAGAAGCATGGGGCTGTCCAACCGTATCACCACAAGCGTCTTTTCCTCAA TTTCAGAGTAGGGGTTCAATGCAGAGTAGACAAACTATGGAAAAGAATTCATTTGAGAATTATCCG GGAGATGAAGTCATTGACAAGGTTGTGAAGGAAGCAATAAATAAGCCCTGGCTGCCCTTGCCGCTGGGCCTCAAACCACCGTCTACCGAGAGCGTCATTTCTGAGCTCTCAAAACAAGGAATCTCCACCGTTCCTCCGGGAATCAACGGCTGTCGTTGA